A DNA window from Paraclostridium bifermentans contains the following coding sequences:
- a CDS encoding DHHW family protein, whose product MKFTKKDTRKYKNIYVKLMAIMFLVTIFSFVGLNLITKDKQFSENENRLLEQKPKFTLDRLFEGRYTKKYEKYTVDQMVGRDEFIKIKTKADDLMGKNSENGVFKCDDGYLIESFGKPNEEYVKANIEAINKFADKHKNIKTSMLIAPTAVNILEDKLPAFAPVYNQDEYLSRLSKSIDNKIDFVNISSEMKKHKDEYIYYKTDHHWTTLGAYYAFLDFAKQSGLKSQPNSYDKYRVSNDFYGTLYSKSGYKVKPDQVDIYTPKDKNDQVIVEYKEEKKKSPTIYESEALKKKDKYEVFLGGNHPVVDIKTTSESDKTLLLIKDSYANSFVQFLTPYYKEIIMVDPRYYYEDIEKLIKEKNVTDLLYLYNANTFFNDSSLAPVLNNI is encoded by the coding sequence TTGAAATTTACAAAAAAAGATACGAGAAAATATAAAAATATATATGTAAAGTTAATGGCAATAATGTTTTTAGTAACAATATTTTCGTTTGTAGGACTTAATTTGATAACTAAAGATAAGCAGTTTTCAGAAAATGAAAATAGACTTCTAGAACAAAAGCCCAAATTTACATTAGATAGATTGTTTGAAGGTAGATACACTAAAAAATATGAAAAGTATACTGTTGACCAAATGGTTGGAAGAGATGAGTTTATAAAAATTAAAACTAAAGCAGATGACCTTATGGGGAAAAATAGTGAAAACGGTGTATTTAAATGCGATGATGGATATTTAATAGAAAGCTTTGGGAAACCAAATGAAGAGTATGTGAAGGCTAATATAGAAGCTATAAACAAGTTTGCAGATAAACATAAGAACATAAAGACAAGTATGTTAATAGCACCAACAGCTGTTAATATATTAGAGGATAAATTACCTGCATTTGCTCCTGTTTATAATCAAGACGAGTATTTAAGTAGATTGTCAAAATCTATTGACAACAAAATAGATTTTGTAAATATATCAAGTGAAATGAAAAAACATAAAGATGAATATATATATTATAAAACGGATCACCATTGGACTACATTAGGAGCATATTATGCCTTTTTAGATTTTGCAAAGCAATCAGGATTAAAATCTCAACCTAATAGTTATGACAAGTACAGGGTGTCAAATGATTTTTATGGAACTCTATATTCAAAGAGCGGTTATAAAGTAAAACCTGATCAAGTTGATATATACACGCCTAAAGATAAAAATGATCAGGTAATAGTAGAATATAAAGAAGAGAAGAAAAAATCTCCAACTATATATGAAAGTGAAGCATTGAAGAAAAAGGATAAGTATGAAGTTTTCTTAGGTGGAAACCATCCAGTTGTAGATATAAAAACTACAAGTGAAAGTGATAAAACATTGCTACTAATAAAAGATTCTTATGCGAATAGTTTTGTTCAATTTTTAACTCCATATTATAAAGAGATTATAATGGTAGACCCAAGATATTATTATGAAGATATAGAAAAATTAATTAAAGAAAAGAACGTTACGGATTTACTTTACTTGTATAATGCAAACACATTTTTTAATGATTCATCATTAGCGCCAGTATTAAATAACATATAA
- the nrdD gene encoding anaerobic ribonucleoside-triphosphate reductase translates to MNKQLNIIKRDGSVVKFDKTKIENAILKAMKYGSGIYEEEMAKEIANEIELSFNQTKDVATVNKVEDMVYKNLINHKHELTAKAYEGYRAVQSFKREVNTTDDSILGLLDNSNEDVMNENSNKNGLLASTQRDLIAGEVSKDIARRKLIPAHIAHAHDEGVLHYHDMDYAIQPIHNCMLINLEDMLNNGTVISNKLVESPKSFTTACTVTTQIIAQIASGQYGGNSITIKHIAPFLRVSYDKYLNKYKDKYPEEMAKDLAEDRMLEELKNGIQTIRYQLSTLYTSNGQSPFSTIYLEIEEGNEYEREMALICEEMIAQRLEGMKNYKGQEVGEEFPKLVYLLDEHNCLEGGKYDYITKLAAKCNTKRLVPDYQSAKIMKKNYEGNTFPPMGCRSHLSPWKDENGNYKWYGRFNQGVISLNLVQVALTANQDMEKFWEILDERLELCREALMVRHDLLKGVISDVSPIHWQHGGIARLKKGEKIDSLLENGYSTLSLGYVGVYEMTQAMLGISHTTKDGEKFALEVMNHLNNTCQKWKDETGLGFGLYGTPGESLTSRFCRIDKQKFGEIKNVTDRMYYTNSYHVHVSEEIDAFEKLKFESQFHDISLGGCISYIEVPDMSKNLPAVEQIINYIYHNIQYAEINTKPDICYSCGYTGEIKLDKDLEWYCPNCGNRDKNEMQVMRRTCGYIGANMWGKGRTQEIGERVLHL, encoded by the coding sequence ATGAATAAACAATTAAATATAATTAAAAGAGATGGCAGTGTTGTAAAATTTGATAAAACAAAAATAGAAAATGCAATACTAAAAGCTATGAAGTACGGAAGTGGAATATATGAAGAAGAAATGGCTAAAGAAATAGCCAATGAAATTGAATTAAGTTTTAATCAAACAAAAGACGTAGCAACTGTTAATAAGGTTGAAGATATGGTTTATAAAAATTTAATAAATCATAAACATGAATTAACAGCTAAAGCATATGAGGGGTATAGAGCGGTTCAATCATTTAAAAGAGAAGTTAATACTACAGATGATAGTATTTTAGGTCTTTTAGATAACAGTAATGAAGATGTTATGAATGAAAATTCTAATAAAAATGGTTTGTTAGCTTCAACTCAAAGAGATCTAATAGCTGGGGAAGTATCAAAAGATATAGCTAGAAGAAAGTTAATTCCAGCTCATATAGCACATGCTCATGATGAGGGAGTTCTTCATTATCATGATATGGATTATGCTATACAACCTATTCATAACTGTATGCTTATAAACTTAGAAGATATGCTAAATAATGGTACAGTAATAAGTAATAAGTTAGTTGAATCACCAAAGTCATTCACTACAGCTTGTACAGTTACTACACAGATAATAGCTCAAATTGCTAGTGGGCAGTATGGAGGTAACTCTATAACTATAAAACATATTGCTCCATTTTTAAGAGTTTCATATGATAAATATTTAAACAAATATAAGGATAAGTATCCAGAAGAAATGGCTAAAGATTTAGCTGAAGATAGAATGTTAGAAGAGTTAAAAAATGGAATTCAAACTATAAGATATCAACTATCTACATTATATACAAGTAATGGTCAATCTCCATTCTCAACTATTTACTTAGAAATTGAAGAAGGTAACGAGTATGAAAGAGAAATGGCTTTAATTTGTGAGGAAATGATAGCTCAAAGATTAGAAGGAATGAAAAACTACAAAGGACAAGAAGTAGGAGAAGAATTCCCTAAGTTAGTTTATCTATTAGATGAGCATAATTGCTTAGAAGGTGGTAAATACGACTACATTACTAAACTAGCAGCTAAATGTAATACAAAGAGATTAGTACCTGATTATCAAAGTGCAAAAATAATGAAAAAAAATTACGAAGGAAACACATTCCCACCAATGGGATGTAGATCACACTTGAGTCCATGGAAGGATGAGAATGGAAATTATAAATGGTATGGAAGATTTAACCAAGGTGTAATTTCTTTAAACTTAGTGCAAGTTGCATTAACAGCAAATCAAGATATGGAGAAGTTCTGGGAGATATTAGATGAAAGATTAGAACTTTGTAGAGAAGCTCTAATGGTTAGACATGATTTATTAAAAGGTGTAATATCAGATGTATCACCTATACATTGGCAACATGGTGGTATAGCAAGACTTAAAAAAGGAGAAAAAATAGATTCATTATTAGAAAATGGATACTCAACTCTTTCTTTAGGTTATGTTGGTGTGTATGAAATGACACAAGCTATGCTTGGAATTAGTCATACTACTAAAGATGGTGAAAAATTTGCACTTGAAGTAATGAATCACTTAAATAATACTTGCCAAAAATGGAAGGATGAAACTGGTCTTGGATTTGGGTTATATGGAACTCCAGGAGAAAGTTTAACTTCAAGATTTTGTAGAATAGATAAACAAAAATTTGGAGAGATAAAAAATGTTACAGATAGAATGTATTACACAAATTCATATCATGTTCATGTAAGTGAAGAAATAGATGCTTTTGAAAAGTTAAAATTTGAAAGTCAGTTCCATGATATAAGTTTAGGTGGATGTATAAGTTATATAGAAGTTCCTGATATGAGTAAAAACTTACCTGCAGTAGAACAAATAATAAATTATATATACCACAATATACAATATGCTGAGATAAACACTAAACCTGATATTTGTTATTCTTGTGGTTATACCGGAGAAATAAAGTTAGATAAAGATTTAGAATGGTATTGCCCTAATTGTGGAAATAGAGATAAGAATGAAATGCAAGTTATGAGAAGAACTTGTGGATATATAGGTGCAAATATGTGGGGAAAAGGACGTACACAGGAAATAGGCGAAAGAGTTTTACATCTATAA
- a CDS encoding NAD(P)/FAD-dependent oxidoreductase, which yields MRYDIAIVGSGPAGLAAAINAKIRNKNIILFGSHNGSDKLVKAPSIDNYLGIYDVSGAELSEKFTNHVKEMGIEITQQRVNNVYQMGDYFALAVGDEIYEATTVIIATGVQYGKMIKGEEEYLGKGVGYCATCDAGLYRDKVVAIIGYNHEGEEDANFLSEIASKVYYIPMYNLSNKLDSSIEIIDSKPIEIKGDTLVNKLVLKDRELDVDGVFVIKDSVSPSYMVPGLEVEGPHIKTDREMRTNIDGLYAAGDCAGKPYQYLKSAGQGQMAVSSAISQLDKLRIKQMGLEK from the coding sequence ATGAGATATGATATTGCAATTGTAGGAAGCGGACCAGCTGGTTTAGCAGCTGCTATAAATGCTAAGATACGTAATAAAAATATAATACTATTTGGATCTCACAATGGAAGTGATAAATTAGTTAAAGCTCCATCTATAGATAATTATCTAGGAATTTATGATGTAAGTGGAGCAGAGTTGAGTGAAAAATTTACTAATCACGTAAAAGAGATGGGAATTGAAATAACTCAACAAAGAGTTAATAATGTATACCAAATGGGAGATTATTTTGCATTAGCTGTTGGAGATGAAATTTATGAAGCTACAACGGTAATAATAGCGACAGGTGTACAATATGGAAAAATGATTAAAGGGGAAGAAGAATATTTAGGAAAAGGCGTAGGATATTGCGCTACATGTGATGCTGGATTATATAGAGATAAAGTTGTAGCTATAATAGGATACAATCATGAAGGAGAAGAGGATGCAAACTTTTTAAGTGAAATAGCATCAAAAGTTTATTATATACCTATGTATAATTTATCTAATAAGTTAGATTCTTCTATAGAAATAATCGATAGTAAACCTATAGAAATAAAGGGAGATACATTGGTAAATAAACTTGTATTAAAAGATAGAGAGCTAGATGTGGATGGGGTTTTCGTTATAAAGGATAGCGTATCTCCTAGTTATATGGTTCCTGGGTTAGAAGTTGAAGGACCTCATATAAAAACTGATAGAGAAATGAGAACAAATATAGATGGACTTTATGCTGCAGGAGATTGTGCAGGTAAGCCATATCAATACTTAAAGTCTGCAGGGCAAGGGCAGATGGCAGTTTCTAGTGCTATATCACAGTTAGATAAATTAAGAATAAAACAAATGGGATTAGAAAAATAA
- a CDS encoding winged helix-turn-helix transcriptional regulator — MYNVSDMTFDCPVEALSSIVGKKWVARIVWEIQDSRIRFGELQRKIDGCSKKMLVQQLDLLVENNIVINNKKVVKNSIESTYYLSKSGLELLHVIANMIKWSNEHIVCND; from the coding sequence ATGTACAATGTAAGTGATATGACATTTGACTGTCCAGTTGAAGCTCTATCTAGCATAGTTGGTAAAAAATGGGTAGCAAGAATAGTTTGGGAGATCCAAGATAGTAGAATTAGATTTGGAGAGTTGCAAAGAAAAATAGATGGATGTAGCAAGAAAATGTTAGTTCAACAACTTGATTTATTAGTAGAAAATAACATTGTTATAAATAATAAAAAAGTAGTGAAGAATAGTATAGAATCTACTTATTATTTAAGTAAATCAGGGCTGGAGTTACTACATGTTATTGCCAATATGATAAAGTGGAGCAACGAACATATAGTATGTAATGATTAA
- the nrdG gene encoding anaerobic ribonucleoside-triphosphate reductase activating protein produces MRFSKIKDNDIANGLGITMSFWTQGCPHHCKGCFNKETWDFDGGQEFKQENLDYIIENINKNNIYRDLAILGGEPLCSQNVEGVISLCKEFKSHYPNKLIYLWTGYTVEKFNENQREILNYIDILIDGQFEEERKNLSIKLRGSSNQRVIDVKKYLDKNEIILYDLN; encoded by the coding sequence ATGAGATTTTCTAAAATAAAAGATAATGATATAGCTAATGGATTAGGGATAACTATGTCTTTTTGGACTCAAGGATGCCCGCATCATTGTAAAGGATGTTTTAATAAAGAGACATGGGACTTTGATGGAGGACAAGAATTTAAGCAAGAAAACTTAGATTATATTATAGAAAACATAAATAAAAATAATATATATAGAGATTTAGCAATATTAGGAGGAGAACCATTATGTTCTCAAAATGTTGAAGGCGTAATTAGTTTATGCAAAGAATTTAAAAGTCATTATCCAAATAAACTTATATATTTATGGACAGGATATACTGTAGAAAAATTTAATGAAAATCAAAGAGAGATTTTAAATTATATAGATATATTAATAGATGGACAATTTGAAGAAGAACGAAAAAATTTATCTATAAAATTAAGAGGTTCTTCGAATCAAAGAGTTATAGATGTAAAAAAATATTTAGATAAAAATGAAATCATTTTATATGATCTTAATTAA
- the rpsD gene encoding 30S ribosomal protein S4, with protein sequence MAKMMGPRFKQCRRLGLNVCGHPKAMDRATRGTSRADKKLSPYGLQLLEKQRLRAYYGVLERQFSNCVKKAMKAQGETGTVLVQLLECRLDNLVYRLGLASSIRQARQMVVHGHILVNGNKVDRPSYGVSVGEKISLREKSKKNSMFIDSFQQNANSQYSYLSKDLDDVSGTLTKIPERNEVPIEINDILVVEYYSKLK encoded by the coding sequence ATGGCAAAAATGATGGGACCTAGATTTAAACAATGTAGAAGGTTAGGACTTAATGTGTGTGGACATCCAAAAGCTATGGATAGAGCAACTAGAGGAACTTCTAGAGCAGATAAAAAACTTTCACCGTATGGATTGCAATTACTAGAAAAGCAAAGATTAAGAGCTTATTACGGGGTTTTAGAAAGACAATTTTCTAACTGTGTAAAAAAAGCTATGAAAGCTCAAGGAGAAACAGGTACGGTACTAGTTCAATTACTAGAATGTAGGCTAGATAACTTAGTTTATAGATTAGGACTAGCTAGCTCTATAAGACAAGCTCGTCAAATGGTAGTACATGGACACATACTAGTTAATGGAAATAAAGTCGATAGACCTTCTTATGGAGTATCAGTAGGAGAAAAGATATCTCTAAGAGAGAAATCTAAAAAGAACTCTATGTTTATTGATAGTTTTCAACAAAATGCTAATAGCCAATATTCTTACCTAAGCAAGGACCTTGATGATGTGTCGGGAACTCTTACTAAAATACCTGAAAGAAACGAAGTTCCAATAGAAATAAATGATATTTTAGTTGTTGAGTACTACTCTAAGCTTAAGTAG
- the trxA gene encoding thioredoxin translates to MSRIINTEEFNVEVENASETTVVDFFATWCGPCKMLAPVFDELSGDIDEAKFLKVDIDQSLELARKFQVTTVPTVIVFKDGEEAERLVGFIPKQKLEDMVKAHI, encoded by the coding sequence ATGAGTAGAATAATAAATACAGAAGAATTTAACGTAGAGGTAGAAAATGCAAGTGAAACAACAGTAGTGGACTTTTTTGCAACATGGTGTGGTCCATGTAAAATGTTAGCTCCAGTATTCGATGAATTAAGTGGAGATATAGATGAAGCTAAATTTTTAAAAGTAGATATAGATCAAAGTTTAGAGTTAGCTAGAAAATTCCAAGTAACTACAGTGCCAACAGTAATTGTATTTAAAGATGGAGAAGAAGCTGAAAGATTAGTAGGATTTATACCTAAGCAAAAGTTAGAAGATATGGTAAAAGCTCATATATAA